aacttaaaatttaaagaaaagaacaaaattttgacataattcaaatatataaatatttgtctATATGTTTGATAACAAAATAAACATATCaattaagtttaaatttaaaaacataaattttccTATCTTTTATTActcttattgtttttttttgttaatgtcactttaatttttattatgtaataataataataataataataataataataataataataataataataataataattgttattattatttaaattgaataacACATTACTAATGTTGATATAGAAAGTAGTGGACTAGGGACCCACACATTATCATTAAAAAATGTTAAAGCAACCAATAATATTGTTAGTTGTCAAAGTGAAACAGAAACTACTTAATTGTTGTTATAAAAAGGcgtaaaaatgaaagaaaaaatagaaaaaggagCACGCTTGAAAGCTGAAATTTTGGAAGAGTATTTATACAAACTTTAAAGAAAATGATGTACAGCGCgtcatttcctcttttttttttcttctaaaaaggccaaatgaccaaaaaatatcaaaccttttataaaaatttcattaaagtttaaattttttaattttattcaacttGTTTTAAAATCCATAATTTCTTTACAATAATGTTCAACTATATAAATTTGctcatgaaaaaaataaaaaaaaatctatagaaaaggcataaaatatataaaaagtaaaaaagatatttttgaaattaaaaaactaaataagaTTATTTTgggaaataaaaaatatgagatGAAAAAGGATCCAAAATCTGGATAGCatagtaaataaattttgaaaaaggtACTATGAAAAATTTCCTCTAATAACTTTAGtctgaattaattttaaaataaaacaattatttaaaaaaaactaatgagctataactcaaatggtataagcgctaggcagcaaactgctagatcgtgggttcgatttctcccacaggcgctcccccctccccaattatcaaaaaaaaattatttgaaaaaataaataaaaaacaaggCATTTCGAACAAACCGATTAAATAGTTGGTTTGATTTAGTGTCGGTGTGAATTATACTTTAGTTTGAGGTTAAATTTGATGTTTACTCCCTCCGgtctataatatttgtcgcatttgaaaaattattttggtgcataatatttatcactttaaaatatcgagaaaacattaattgttattttttcatacttgtccttcattaatttattaaaaaaaatacaataaacaagTAATATTAGTAgttataaatgtaaacaagttttAATACTACATGATTAATTtagtaaataattataaattaagacatattaattatttttttattttttatgttaaaatcaaatgcgacaaatattataaaccaGAAGGAGTAACGTATTTCGATTTGGTCAGTTTTGGTCGACTTCAGACCGTATCTGCACCTTTTCCGGTTCATATGCAACACCCAACCCCTCTACTTTGCTCCCGTGGCACGTGATGCCACATATGTAACTTCAGCATGTCTTTAAATCCTCATCAGAGTTTTTGCCATGTGGCAAACAACACGTCAGTAGGCTATATTGTAGTTTATGTGTAGGCGCATGCAGCAGATAGAAACCCCAACTCACATTTCAGGTATTAACGAGCTGCTTGTTAGGGCTGGTTGGTTCAACCGTCCCATGTGGGTCACCAACGACAGAAAGGCAACACACAGGTCACGTGCGTCTTCACCTACATCGCAATCCACTATAACCAAACTCAACAGCCAATCACAACACTCCAACAAGTCAAACTTAAAATCATATTTACAAAATCACCCTCAACTTAAGACGTGGCAACTTTACAGGAAAAGCACACGATGAGGCCGCGATGCAGAGAAACACAATAAGAGAGAGAGAGACGAGGGAGCAAAGAAGTGGCGATGGAAACAAGGTGGAGAAGTGTCACTGAGAAAATACATAAAAGAAATCGCCAAAACGTTGCCGTTTAGCTCTTCCTTCTTCAAAATCTCCGCCATTTTTCTCCTCTCTCGTTTTATAAATCACAGCTCCTCTCTCTTACTTCACCTTGAAAATTCACTGAAAATCAAGAGACAATGGCAACAATACTGCAGGGATTAGGAGCAGCAACGGCATTAACGCCGTCAAATTCCTTAGATTCCAAGAAATTTCAGCTCATTTCTCGTAGATCCTTCTCAGGTACACTTAACTCCGTCCAATCTTGCTTTAATTttgctttaatttttattctgaTTGTTTTTTGTACTGTTTAATTTGAAATAGAGAGAAAATCGAGCCTCCTTGTGGTCAGATCTGAGGGAAGGCTCACCGCCGGTGATTCTAGTTCAAGACGTCGCCGGGCTGAGCAGTTGATTACCAATGCTGTTGCTGTAAATCATTCTAAATTTAGTTTCTCtttaatttatgttatattttataattttgtaactgatttttttaatttcactgctgtttttgttttttggtttgtGTAGACAAAGCCTGAGAGTTCTTCTGTAGCTTCTAAATCCGGGTATGCTTCTGTGCTCTCTACTATTATATATGAGAATTTGAATTGTCTGCACTCTGTTTGCATGGATCCTTCAGAAATTCTTTTTTTGACTGTTTATAGTGTGAATTAGTCGTTAGCGAAATGTTCTTTTAAAAGCGGAATCAAGCGGAATTATTTGATTGAAGTTAACCGTGCCTTTGTATAATCTGCATATTGAGGAAATTATTTGATCGAcagtttcttctttttcttcaacTTAAATGATAGCTcctgttttaagggttttgctttgATTTATCCGTGAGTTTTAAGGTAAATGCAAATGAAGCTTCGAtcactaataataataataaaatgatgcTGTTGCAATGTGATTCTGAGTTATGATTAGTATAAGCCAATGACATCAAAttggaatatttttttaactttaattggAGATTCTTTTCTTAAACAAGTATTGACTTAATGACATAAGGATGGAAATGGTCATGTTTTGCTATAGTGAACAACAATAGGATGGCTAAGGCACCTCTAAGTGCATCAAGAGGTTGTGGGTTTGAACAATGCTTCCGTAACTAACAGCTAACAATTGAGACTCTAATGAGTCGATTACCATCTTtgacaaaaagaaagaaaacaacaatAGGAAAGTATTGATGTTTCTGCCTGAGCCCAGCCAGTCCAAGTTGGATCTACTTTGTCTCACAAGgcccaaccataaaccaaacaATTTTGAACTATTTGTGCATTTGATGAATGTTTATGAAGTTGATTGATTGATTGCTAATCAATGAAACTTAAGAATAGTTTTGATCCCCCAAGTTATGAGTTTATCTGTCATagcaattttaataaattatgaaatGACCTAAAAAATTCAATCTAGATGTTGATAGGCTCGTCATCTTAATCCTGAATCTGATTTGTTTTCGGATGGCCTGGATATATTTAGTTCCTGTAAGAAAGAACGATGCAGTGGTATATATGCTGTGTCAAATCATGCTCAAGTGTGCGATTTATCTCTAATTTTTATAGGCTTGAGTTTATGGGTctagagttatcattttcataattaagttttcttagtgcttttttttttaattcatggcTCATGTACTCAAGTGGAATCTCATTTTATGATCAGACACGAACTTCTACTTTTTGAGGCCCTAAGAGAAGGACTGGAGGAAGAAATGGACAGAGATGCCACTGTTTGTGTTATGGGTGAAGATGTGGGTCATTACGGAGGTTCTTACAAGGTGACGAAAGATTTAGCTATTAAGTACGGGGATCTCAGAGTTCTTGACACTCCTATTGCTGAAAATTCATTCACCGGCATGGGCATTGGAGCTGCCATGACTGGCTTGAGACCAATTGTTGAGGGTATGAACATGGGGTTTCTCCTTTTAGCTTTCAATCAGATATCAAACAACTGCGGTATGCTTCATTACACATCAGGCGGCCAATTTACAATCCCCATCGTGATTCGTGGACCTGGTGGAGTTGGGCGACAACTTGGGGCTGAGCACTCACAGCGACTCGAATCATATTTCCAGTCAATTCCTGGGATCCAAATGGTTGCATGCTCGACGCCCTATAATGCCAAGGGCTTGATGAAAGCTGCAATCCGAAGTGAGAATCCCGTGATACTTTTTGAGCATGTTTTGCTGTACAATCTCAAAGAGAAAATCCCGGACGAGGAATACATATGTAACCTTGAAGAAGCCGAGATGGTTAGGCCTGGAGAGCATGTCACTATTCTAACCTACTCGAGAATGAGATACCATGTAATGCAGGCGGCCAAAACATTGGTCAATAAAGGATATGATCCTGAAGTTATTGATATCAGATCATTGAAACCGTTTGACCTACACACAATAGGAAACTCCGTAAAGAAGACACACCGCGTGCTAATTGTTGAGGAGTGCATGAGGACTGGCGGCATTGGCGCTAGCTTAACTGCAGCTATCACCGAAAATTTCCATGACTATTTGGATGCTCCTATTGTATGCTTGTCTTCACAAGACGTGCCGACTCCCTACGCTGGGACATTGGAGGAAGTGACCGTGGTTCAACCTGCACAAATCGTGACAGCGGTGGAGAAACTTTGCCAATAATTACAGTAGCATGAATACTATCGCCTTTGTGGTAAAAATTCTCGTGTTTCTTTCTATAAATTACTTTcgttagtttttattttcttatctttctTGAAGTGGTTTATTTAGTTTGACACTTTTTTTTTGGCAATTCTCTGTTGTTGAAAATTGCAGCACCCGTCTGTGTTGAGGCATTGTTCTTTTTTATGTTTGCAGTGACTTAAATATATCATGTAACAGTTTATTGGTAGATTTGTGGAATCATCATCTCTGACATTAGGTCTtctaatttagatttttttttttaaaataactctTATCCTAATTTGTCTGGGTAACCCATGGTTTAATAACTATAAGGGCTTTGTTTATTTTGCTTGTGTTTGATTCTAAGACCTTGATTTGTGGAAGAAAACATCTAATTTTTCAATTCCACTTTGCATATAAATCTGTATCTTGAGTTTGAATGTAGTATGATTTGAAGTTAGATTATCTTATTACATTCAAAACTTATAGAAGGTATATtaatgtatattaaaaaaaaaatcatattccAGTATGCTTTGAACTGTCTAATAAATGATGCCATTTCAGATGCATAGTCAACCAGGGTTATGTATTCGgttcaaatcaaactgaatcatttgttttaaatcaaaccaaattgaatGTATATGTATGAAAAAGTTTAAACTGAACCAACCACAACAGAATAAGTTGGTTCAGTTGattctttgttttttcttttttcacttTTACTTGTATTAAAACTCAAATGAAACTTTTTAATGTCCGAAACTGAATTATgctgaaaatttattttatagtttgtaatcgaattaaaatgaaacaatttttcggttcggttttttacTCACACCTAACTATACCTACAAGGCCACAAGGAGTTTTGATTAATCAAAATGTAGGCTTCTgatcaaaataaactaaaaagaaaaatggaaaCTCTAGGAAAGGCATCTAATAGTACTTTAATAGAGATGAACCAATTTCCTGCCACATTAACAAAAACCAAAATGATCAATAAATGGACTGGACCAAAATCAAACCCAAAATGATCAATAAATGGATTGGACTGGACCAAATCAAACTTTAGGTATGAATCTCTCCCACTCTTTTGTCTTTTGTATTTGCTAAAGAAAGAGACTGTCAAATGGATATTTAACCTTATATAAGAAGttctgtttatttattttatttgaagaaAGGCAAAAGATGAAATGGATCATGGGCTACAGATTTCCACATTTTCCCAAAGTGGCAAGCTTTAAGTTGTGTGTTTAGCCAATTGGCCTAGTTGAAATATAACACTTGCCACAAAGACTAAGTTTGTGCCTttatatttaggcttaattcattaaaaggtccatatatttttaatttttatttatttaattttttttaaaatttattatttagacTCCTGTATCATTCGTTTTTCATTATGGATTCTTTGTGAACAGGAATTGTTATTGTGTAGTTCAATCGCTTTTAAGTAGTTCATAATTTTCACGTCAAAAATAAAAGCacatatacttttaaattttacttactTGGTctcttttttaagttttttttctattcaataggtctttatatatataaatttttatttaccgATCCCTTTTTAAGTTTGATAATGTGACTTATTTTGTCAATGTGTCGAGTTAggtagattttaaatttaattttatgccGTTTTACAGCGTGTGATGTATGCTCCTTTTTTgtccaaaaaatttaatttttttaagtaaattaaatataaaaactaaagacaaaaatttaaaatgaccagaaaaattataaagattTTAAACTATAGAAATCTAAAGATGGGTGTTGGCCTCATATTTATGACAATTAGTTGCTGATTGTTCCTCCTTGTATATACAGTTACTATGGGAGCAGTGATTGATATGAGCTGAGAGCCACCACTCCTTcacatatcaaaatattattatttttaccactaaaattaaatttaatgaaTTCTAAATAAGATTCTCATCTCTAACCAaacctaaaatcaaatatatacaTACCAGTTGATTATTATCAGTTCATCAATGTATCCATTGTAATGCATAATGCATTCTTTCACAAGattaaaaattactattattacttctaaaattaggttaaaattattctcgacattttttttaaaaaaaaaaccctgAATTAATATGAATTCCATGTCAGAAGAAAAACAGTGAATAACGTAGGTGCATTGAATAATTCCACTGTTACGTACTTTCAATACACAATTTTCCAATTATTATacattattattactattataataataataattattattattttacgacctccaaatatatataatatatgtgtatatataatataataatataatatagtaGCAGGTAACGAGCAACTGTCAATAGAATGAATGCAGCAAAAAAAGAAATGAATGTGAATTTGGTCCCAAACATGCATAAACATGTCGATCAGAATCAATCACTTTATCTGCATGTGTACCTGTTTCATACAAGAACATGCCCATGTGGCTCTCCTTTTTTTTGCAAGTTGTAATTACTCAACTAgggttttattttttgtttattaattgcATATTTATTACGggtttaatcaattaattaagtgcatcatttataaaaatatattcctACCAAGTTTCTTTATTCTATACATTCTTGCAGAACACAAATCCTTTTCAAGATACTATTTGTCAGCTTCTGTTGTCTGAATCTGCATTCCAATCAAATTATAAACCCTAAAATATCTTCAGTAGGTAAAAGCCGTTTCTCGTGTATGATTCTTGATGTTACCGCATTCTAGGTTTAAGTACATTTGAAAATTCTTGttaattactccctccattctgaaatagttgtcgctttagccattttcaaacaaattaaaaaatcaataaatatgtctaaaattataaatatctttACTAAATTAgccctttttaaaatttgttaacattaattagtatgattttttatttgtatttttgtattctttcaatgAATTGATGAGGGATATATGTGGAAAAATAGTAATAAGTGCTTTCTTGATATTCTAAAGTGACAagtattatggaacaaaaaaatctccctaaagcgacaactatttcagaatggagggagtatttaatttgcaatttgtaaattgtattttttttctttatcgaAAATATATTAACTTCAGAAACCAAACCAAGATCTTTGGAGGTATAAAGCCAAATATGATTAGGAACATCCTTTATAATCATCGTTTCTTCGAAAATAGATAATGCCCATTTAGCTAGTGCTTGCACAATTTTATTATTCTcgataaaaaaacacaaatataAAGATATTCAGAAAAggtaatatatattatattctaTTGggacaaaaacaatttaaaataaaaatgctCATAGTAGAAATgatgaaataatattttatatagaaatagatcataaatataaaatttcagaaTATCAATAGTATGTTTAGTAAAGGAAATGAAACAGCCTATGTTTGGTATAAAAATCTCCCGTTGAAAcaataaccaaaataaaataaataaatttaattatgaaaaacgAAATAAAGCAATAATTTAATGACCCTGTAAATAATCCAAGGTGCAGGTGAATTATTAAGGCGCTTTTCCGACTTAAGTGAGTTCGCGGGTTCGAACTGTACTCATTTAtgcaaccgtttaaaatttgaaaccaGAGTCTGCCCCTCACAAGAGATCTACACTATTCGGTTGgaaattagtctgaatgtggaacaCTTAAAGGTGCTGTCTTATAATTGAGATCCGTTCATAAAACCTCATAAATCATATAACAAAAATATCTGTGTGAATCTTTGCTTGCTTCTGTAATTGCAAGCAAATCAATGGAATCATAAAATGCTTATGTTGGATCGATTAatcgaaaaaagaaaaaaaaatgtcatTATATATATTGTAGGTCCACGATGGAAAGGCATGGATTTGTGATGTGCATTAAACTCAACCCATGTGGATAACTCGTGAAAATGTACAAGTAAATGAAGATATTGATGTTTGGTGAGCAGGCTAGGGTTGCCACGTCCTCCTTATCTACATTTTCTATGTTTTTCTTTCCCCAAACTTCTTGGCCTCAATTAGGGTTACATTTTTCAGACAGGTTTCTTCTATGcctatatatatacatatattgatgaatcaatttttatataatatagcTTGCTATCACATGAAAATATGCTAcctattttgatattttatatgcATGGTAGCTGCTTATATTCATTTTTCCAAAAAGAATATCAATTAAGATCCATTGTAGatctctaatttaattaataacctgcaatattttagaagtttatttatttttgattcaCATTTATGTAGGAGAATCCAAtttttgataggagtagaattactCCTATATTACCGTTGTTTTGCGAGTTATTTACGTGTGTTTAGTGATCATTTTTATGCATATTGGGTCTTATTTCTTATTTGAGCGTTTCAGGTACTACCACGTAGATTTCACGGAGTTTTGGACCTAATCGAAGCAATACGGTGAAGTTTAAGCAAGACCGGAGTTGGATAGGCATTTCGAGTTAGTTTCAGAGCTGTTTCTGAGATTTTGCCTGAGGGaagatggaaggcacgatggaaccaacgtgcctcgcatcgtgccTCCAGTCTTATGCATACTTTGATGGAAGGCGAGATGGTAGGCACGATGGTGGCATcgtgcctcgcatcgtgccTATGTTGTTTATTGCATTGAAGGAGAGGCgagatggaaggcacgatgggggcatcgtgcctcgcatcgtgccTTAGGAAAAAGTGTGCTAAAATTGCAAGGCACGATGGAAtcaacgcgcctcgcaacgcgccttcCATCGTGCCTATCTGCTGAGTTGTCCAGAATTACGTTTTGACCCGATCTTTCATTCcgattctaaaattatgaaGGGGCGACTTCGGGACTTCACCAAAATACGAATCTAAGGATGACAACGGGTATATATAGTGGTGTTTACAACCAAATTAGGGTTCGCTTAGTTCGTTTACCATTACATTAGACTAAAAACAATAGATTAGCTTTATATTCAGTATTAGTTCATCGTTCTTTGATTTGATTACTTTTTGAGCTGGATTTTATTCTTCGATATTATATTGGGATTTTTATGCGATTAAGGTACGATAATTCAGAGAGATATTTTTTCATTGTTTATCTTATCAATTATGAATTCCATATATTATATTGTTGGTTTATCTTTGATCATGAGTAACTAAACCCATCGTCGGGGATTATTGATTGAatttatgctttattaattaattggtttaatGGGTTTTTGTTATATTACGTGTTGATTACTATTCTTAATGCTTAGTTTAATTTGATCACCTAAACTATTGGcttgtgttttaattgtaacTTGAGAGAGTTGAATTGAAATAGACCGTGTAATCGACAACACATGAGTTAACAACACGAGAGTGAATTAGCGAATGTGTGTTCCTTGGGTTTTCTTAACAAAcatcaatcaatta
This window of the Mercurialis annua linkage group LG5, ddMerAnnu1.2, whole genome shotgun sequence genome carries:
- the LOC126681287 gene encoding pyruvate dehydrogenase E1 component subunit beta-3, chloroplastic-like, with the translated sequence MATILQGLGAATALTPSNSLDSKKFQLISRRSFSERKSSLLVVRSEGRLTAGDSSSRRRRAEQLITNAVATKPESSSVASKSGHELLLFEALREGLEEEMDRDATVCVMGEDVGHYGGSYKVTKDLAIKYGDLRVLDTPIAENSFTGMGIGAAMTGLRPIVEGMNMGFLLLAFNQISNNCGMLHYTSGGQFTIPIVIRGPGGVGRQLGAEHSQRLESYFQSIPGIQMVACSTPYNAKGLMKAAIRSENPVILFEHVLLYNLKEKIPDEEYICNLEEAEMVRPGEHVTILTYSRMRYHVMQAAKTLVNKGYDPEVIDIRSLKPFDLHTIGNSVKKTHRVLIVEECMRTGGIGASLTAAITENFHDYLDAPIVCLSSQDVPTPYAGTLEEVTVVQPAQIVTAVEKLCQ